Proteins encoded by one window of Sinorhizobium arboris LMG 14919:
- a CDS encoding ABC transporter permease gives MSVNEESIEVTTHRRSWRDVDLRAVAPFAALALLLVVGAMVNPNFISLNNLANVATRSAFIAIIAVGATFVISAGDLDLSVGSMVAFVASLMILFMNSGVIADPALMLTAAVVFAVAAGSACGLANGLITTVGRIEPFIATLGTMGIYRGLTTWLSQGGAITLQEPGIQELYRPAYFGSILGVPVPIAVILAVTAVAAFILYRTRYGRHVVAVGSNSDVARYSGIAVNRVRTIAFVIQGLCVAIAVLLYVPRLGSTSATTGMLWELQAITAVVVGGTALKGGAGRVWGTICGAFILELVGNIMLLSNFISEYLIGAMQGAIIIIAMLVQRSLVRKS, from the coding sequence ATGAGCGTGAACGAGGAAAGCATAGAAGTCACAACGCACCGCCGGAGCTGGCGGGACGTCGATCTGAGGGCCGTTGCGCCGTTTGCGGCGCTTGCATTGCTGCTGGTCGTCGGGGCCATGGTCAACCCCAACTTCATCAGCCTCAACAATCTCGCCAATGTGGCGACCCGCAGCGCGTTCATTGCCATCATTGCGGTGGGCGCCACCTTCGTCATTTCCGCGGGCGATCTCGATCTTTCCGTCGGTTCTATGGTCGCCTTCGTGGCGAGCCTGATGATCCTGTTCATGAATTCCGGCGTGATCGCCGATCCGGCACTGATGCTTACGGCCGCGGTCGTGTTCGCAGTCGCGGCAGGCAGCGCCTGCGGCCTCGCCAACGGGCTGATCACCACGGTCGGCAGGATCGAACCCTTCATCGCCACGCTCGGCACGATGGGCATCTATCGCGGCCTTACCACCTGGCTTTCGCAAGGCGGCGCGATCACTCTGCAGGAGCCGGGAATACAGGAGCTCTATCGCCCGGCCTATTTCGGCAGCATTCTTGGCGTGCCGGTGCCGATCGCGGTCATTCTCGCCGTCACCGCCGTCGCCGCTTTCATCCTCTATCGCACGCGTTACGGCAGGCACGTCGTCGCCGTCGGCTCCAACAGCGACGTCGCCCGTTATTCCGGCATCGCCGTCAACCGCGTGCGCACCATTGCCTTCGTCATCCAGGGCCTCTGCGTCGCCATCGCCGTGCTGCTCTACGTGCCGCGCCTCGGCTCCACCTCGGCGACGACGGGCATGCTGTGGGAACTGCAGGCCATTACCGCGGTGGTCGTCGGCGGAACGGCGCTCAAGGGCGGCGCGGGCCGTGTCTGGGGTACGATCTGTGGTGCATTCATTCTCGAATTGGTCGGTAACATCATGCTCCTGTCGAACTTCATCAGCGAATACCTGATCGGCGCGATGCAGGGTGCGATCATCATCATCGCGATGCTCGTCCAGCGCTCGCTGGTACGCAAATCGTGA
- a CDS encoding sugar ABC transporter ATP-binding protein, giving the protein MNPETIDARRVVLEARRISKSFSGVQVLFSVNFELRAGEIHALMGENGAGKSTLVKILSGFEQPSSGQVLLDGKPVTLPPNGAAEALGIVIIHQEFNLAEHLTVAESLFLGREVTRFGVLDRRYMRAETRRVLDLLGCHVDANALIGSLSIAEKQMVEIAKAISREARIVFMDEPTAVLSREETNFLFRQVRKLRDQGTSFVFVSHKLDEVIELTDRVTVLRDGQWVKTAPTSMLDGESIAQLMVGREMSSLYPTKKEPDVDEEVVLRVDAVSTGYVKDASFEVRKGEILGFSGMIGSGRTELMEAVAGLRSRLSGEVAIRGEILPSGDVHAANRRGLAYMTKDRKSKGLLLNSGMTSNLTLQSLDRHDRIGYLSPASEAAALEKARRRFDIRVRDGNVIARRMSGGNQQKLLLAKVMETEPDIIIIDEPTRGIDVGTKQQIYHFISALARDGRSIIVVSSEMPEVIGLCTRVAVMREGRIVGMLEGDEISEQEIMRYAAGLKKMAAA; this is encoded by the coding sequence ATGAATCCGGAGACGATCGACGCCCGGCGCGTTGTGCTGGAGGCGCGTCGCATCAGCAAGTCGTTCAGCGGCGTGCAGGTGCTGTTCAGCGTCAATTTCGAGCTACGCGCCGGCGAAATCCATGCGCTGATGGGCGAGAACGGCGCCGGCAAGTCCACGCTCGTCAAGATCCTCTCGGGCTTCGAGCAGCCCTCTTCGGGCCAGGTGCTGCTCGACGGCAAGCCGGTGACACTCCCTCCGAACGGCGCGGCCGAAGCACTGGGCATCGTCATTATCCACCAGGAATTCAACCTGGCCGAACATTTGACGGTCGCAGAAAGCCTGTTTCTCGGCCGCGAGGTGACGCGTTTCGGCGTGCTCGACCGCAGGTATATGCGCGCGGAGACGCGCCGGGTTCTCGATCTTCTTGGCTGTCACGTGGACGCAAACGCGCTGATCGGCAGCCTGTCGATTGCCGAAAAGCAGATGGTCGAGATCGCCAAGGCGATCAGCCGCGAGGCGCGGATCGTGTTCATGGACGAACCGACAGCCGTCCTCTCCCGCGAGGAAACCAATTTCCTCTTCCGTCAGGTGCGCAAGCTGCGCGACCAGGGCACGAGCTTCGTTTTCGTTTCGCACAAGCTCGACGAGGTCATAGAGCTGACCGATCGCGTGACGGTGCTGCGTGACGGCCAATGGGTGAAGACCGCCCCGACATCGATGCTCGACGGCGAGTCGATCGCGCAACTCATGGTCGGGCGCGAAATGTCGAGCCTCTATCCGACCAAGAAGGAGCCCGACGTCGACGAAGAAGTGGTGCTCCGTGTGGACGCCGTGTCGACCGGCTATGTCAAGGACGCCAGTTTCGAGGTGCGCAAAGGCGAAATCCTCGGTTTTTCGGGCATGATCGGCTCGGGCCGGACAGAACTCATGGAGGCGGTCGCCGGCCTCAGGTCCCGCCTTTCGGGCGAGGTGGCGATACGAGGAGAAATCCTGCCTTCGGGGGACGTGCATGCGGCCAACAGGCGCGGTCTTGCCTACATGACCAAGGACCGCAAGTCGAAGGGCCTGCTGCTCAATTCCGGCATGACGTCGAACCTGACGCTGCAATCGCTCGACCGGCATGACCGCATCGGTTATCTCAGCCCCGCGAGCGAGGCGGCCGCACTCGAAAAGGCGCGCCGCCGTTTCGACATCCGCGTGCGCGACGGCAACGTGATCGCCAGGCGCATGTCCGGCGGCAATCAGCAGAAGCTGCTGCTTGCCAAAGTGATGGAAACGGAACCGGATATCATCATCATCGACGAGCCGACGCGCGGCATCGATGTCGGCACCAAGCAGCAAATCTATCACTTCATCTCGGCGCTGGCGCGCGATGGTCGCTCCATCATCGTCGTCTCTTCCGAGATGCCGGAGGTCATCGGGCTTTGCACCCGGGTCGCGGTCATGCGCGAGGGACGGATCGTCGGCATGCTCGAGGGAGATGAGATCTCCGAACAGGAAATCATGCGTTATGCAGCCGGGCTCAAGAAAATGGCTGCCGCCTGA
- a CDS encoding LacI family DNA-binding transcriptional regulator has product MSESTPATIEDVARIAEVSIATVSRAIHTPEKVAKSTRLKVNQAIAITGYTTNAMARSLRLGRSNMILVVAPDIGDPNFSSILVGLENEARSHGYGVLIGHTQNDAQRAVEYLKFLNSNQAAGLILFTGILPFGHETMTARLPPSVGIFEPVFNGGIPYVGVDDVEGARKVVDLLIAEGHRKIAFIGDSRTRLAYKRRRAGYDAGLDAAGVPAELRLVQEGDGTLESGRAAVERLFVRDTLPTAFMCVNDQTALGVMIGLKARGYDIPRDFSVTGFDDVPQATFMSPALTTIRQPRTLIGKHAMTLLLELLSDRRPAETEIFLRPDLVVRNSVSSPSARWMER; this is encoded by the coding sequence GTGTCGGAGTCCACGCCCGCAACCATCGAAGACGTCGCCAGGATCGCCGAAGTTTCGATCGCGACGGTGTCGCGGGCAATCCATACCCCGGAAAAGGTTGCGAAATCCACGCGACTGAAGGTCAACCAGGCGATCGCCATCACCGGTTATACGACCAATGCTATGGCCCGCAGCCTGCGCCTTGGGCGTTCGAACATGATCCTGGTCGTCGCGCCGGACATCGGCGATCCGAACTTTTCCAGCATCCTGGTAGGTCTCGAAAACGAGGCGCGCTCGCACGGCTACGGCGTGCTGATCGGCCACACGCAGAACGACGCTCAGCGTGCGGTCGAATATCTGAAATTTCTCAATTCCAACCAGGCGGCGGGGCTGATCCTCTTTACCGGCATTCTGCCCTTCGGCCATGAAACGATGACGGCGCGGTTGCCGCCGAGCGTCGGCATCTTCGAGCCCGTCTTCAACGGCGGGATACCCTATGTGGGCGTCGACGATGTCGAGGGTGCCCGCAAGGTGGTCGATCTGCTCATCGCCGAAGGCCATCGCAAGATCGCTTTCATCGGCGATTCGCGGACCCGGCTTGCCTATAAGCGGCGCCGGGCCGGCTATGATGCGGGTCTTGATGCGGCGGGTGTGCCGGCAGAACTTCGATTGGTCCAGGAGGGCGACGGCACGCTCGAGAGCGGCAGGGCTGCCGTCGAGCGGCTCTTCGTGCGCGACACCCTGCCGACGGCATTCATGTGCGTCAACGATCAGACGGCGCTCGGGGTGATGATCGGGCTCAAGGCGCGCGGCTATGACATACCGCGCGATTTTTCGGTCACCGGCTTCGACGACGTGCCGCAGGCGACGTTCATGTCGCCGGCTTTGACCACGATCCGTCAGCCGCGCACGCTGATAGGCAAACACGCCATGACGCTTCTGCTGGAGCTTCTCTCCGACAGACGCCCCGCCGAAACGGAGATTTTCCTCCGGCCCGATCTTGTGGTGCGCAATTCCGTATCGTCACCGTCTGCGCGGTGGATGGAACGATAG
- a CDS encoding ABC transporter permease, translating to MNTNVAAQGTSSTLPRSRRRMPAELNIFLVLIGIAFVYEVLGWLFVGQSFLMNSQRLTIMILQVSVIGIIAVGVTQVIITGGIDLSSGSVVGMTAMISASVAQASTWPRALYPSLTDLPAIVPIGLGVGIGLLAGFINGQLIARTKIPPFIATLGMMVSARGVSKWYTKGQPVSGLTEQFNFIGTGIWPVIVFLVVALIFHIALRYTRYGKFTYAIGANVQAARVSGINVEAHLVKVYAIAGMLAGLAGVVTAARAQTAQAGMGVMYELDAIAATVIGGTSLTGGVGRVTGTVIGTVILGVMTSGFTFLRVDAYYQEIVKGIIIVAAVVVDVYRQKGRKKT from the coding sequence ATGAACACCAATGTCGCAGCACAGGGCACGAGTTCGACACTGCCTCGCTCGAGACGGCGCATGCCAGCCGAGCTCAACATCTTTCTGGTGCTGATCGGTATCGCGTTCGTCTACGAGGTTCTCGGCTGGCTCTTCGTCGGCCAGAGCTTCCTGATGAATTCGCAGCGCCTGACGATCATGATCCTGCAGGTATCGGTGATCGGCATCATTGCCGTCGGCGTGACGCAGGTCATCATAACGGGCGGCATCGATCTGTCATCGGGCTCGGTCGTCGGCATGACCGCGATGATCTCGGCGAGCGTCGCGCAGGCCTCCACCTGGCCGCGGGCGCTCTATCCCTCACTGACTGATCTTCCGGCCATCGTACCGATCGGCCTCGGCGTCGGGATCGGTCTCCTCGCCGGCTTTATCAACGGGCAGCTGATCGCCCGGACCAAGATTCCGCCCTTCATCGCGACGCTCGGCATGATGGTGTCGGCCCGCGGCGTCTCCAAGTGGTACACGAAAGGCCAGCCGGTCTCGGGCCTCACCGAGCAGTTCAACTTCATCGGCACGGGCATCTGGCCGGTGATCGTCTTCCTCGTCGTGGCCCTGATATTCCACATTGCGCTGCGCTACACCCGCTATGGCAAATTCACCTATGCGATCGGCGCCAATGTCCAGGCGGCGCGCGTCTCCGGCATCAATGTCGAGGCGCATCTGGTGAAAGTCTATGCGATCGCCGGCATGCTTGCGGGCCTCGCAGGCGTGGTAACAGCGGCCCGCGCCCAGACCGCACAGGCCGGAATGGGCGTCATGTACGAACTCGACGCGATCGCCGCGACCGTCATCGGCGGCACCTCGCTGACCGGCGGCGTCGGCCGCGTGACCGGCACGGTAATCGGCACGGTGATCCTCGGCGTCATGACGTCCGGCTTCACCTTTCTGAGAGTCGACGCCTACTACCAGGAGATCGTAAAGGGCATCATCATCGTCGCCGCTGTCGTGGTCGACGTCTACCGCCAGAAAGGCCGTAAAAAGACGTAA
- a CDS encoding sugar ABC transporter ATP-binding protein — translation MTLSPTTMAAVRASGAVPKSEYLLTAEGVRKEFPGVVALDDVEFKLKRGTVHALMGENGAGKSTLMKILAGIYHPDKGEVKLRGAGIRLKSPLDALENGIAMIHQELNLMPFMTVAENIWIRREPRNRFGFVDHGEMRRMTAKLFERLKIDLDPEIEVRHLSVANRQMVEIAKAVSYESDVLIMDEPTSALTEREVAHLFEIIRDLRSQGIGIVYITHKMNELFEIADEFSVFRDGKYIGTHASNEVTRDDIIRMMVGREITQMFPKEEVPIGDVVLSVKKLTLDGVFSDVSFDVRAGEILGVAGLVGSGRSNVAETLFGVTPASSGTIAINGKEVAIDSPNTAIRHRMAFLTEDRKDTGCLLILDILENMQIAVLQDKFVKGGFVSEKDVAAACEEMSRKLRVKTPNLHERIENLSGGNQQKVLIGRWLLTNPRILILDEPTRGIDVGAKAEIHRLVTELARNGVAVVMISSEMPEVLGMSDRIMVMHEGRVTGILDRAEATQIKVMELAAR, via the coding sequence ATGACACTCAGTCCCACGACAATGGCAGCCGTGCGCGCCAGCGGCGCCGTTCCCAAGTCCGAATACCTTCTGACCGCAGAGGGCGTTCGCAAGGAGTTTCCGGGTGTCGTCGCGCTCGACGACGTGGAGTTCAAGTTGAAGCGCGGCACAGTGCATGCGCTGATGGGCGAGAACGGCGCCGGCAAGTCGACCTTGATGAAGATTCTCGCCGGGATCTATCATCCCGACAAGGGCGAGGTGAAGCTCAGGGGCGCCGGCATTCGCCTGAAATCGCCGCTCGACGCGCTCGAGAACGGCATCGCCATGATCCATCAGGAATTGAACCTGATGCCTTTCATGACCGTTGCCGAGAACATCTGGATCCGGCGGGAGCCCAGGAACCGCTTCGGCTTTGTCGATCATGGCGAGATGCGCCGCATGACGGCAAAGCTCTTCGAACGGCTCAAGATCGATCTCGATCCGGAGATCGAGGTCCGGCACCTCTCGGTCGCCAACCGCCAGATGGTCGAGATCGCCAAGGCGGTCTCCTACGAGTCCGACGTGCTGATCATGGACGAGCCGACCTCGGCGCTCACCGAGCGCGAGGTCGCGCATCTTTTCGAGATCATCCGAGACCTGCGCTCCCAGGGTATCGGCATCGTTTACATCACGCATAAGATGAACGAGCTGTTCGAGATCGCCGACGAGTTCTCGGTGTTCCGCGACGGCAAATATATCGGCACCCACGCCTCGAACGAGGTCACCCGCGACGACATCATCCGCATGATGGTGGGACGCGAAATCACCCAGATGTTCCCGAAGGAGGAAGTGCCGATCGGCGATGTGGTGCTGTCGGTGAAGAAGCTGACGCTCGACGGCGTCTTCAGCGACGTCTCCTTCGACGTGCGCGCGGGAGAGATCCTCGGCGTTGCCGGCCTTGTCGGCTCCGGTCGCTCGAACGTCGCGGAAACGCTCTTCGGCGTCACGCCGGCAAGTTCGGGCACGATCGCGATCAACGGCAAGGAAGTGGCTATCGACAGCCCCAATACGGCGATCCGCCACCGGATGGCATTTCTCACCGAAGATCGCAAGGACACCGGCTGTCTGCTCATCCTCGACATTCTCGAAAACATGCAGATCGCGGTGCTGCAGGACAAGTTCGTCAAGGGCGGATTCGTCAGCGAAAAGGACGTCGCTGCCGCCTGCGAGGAGATGAGCCGCAAGCTCCGGGTCAAAACGCCCAATCTGCACGAGCGGATCGAGAACCTGTCCGGCGGCAACCAGCAGAAGGTGCTGATCGGCCGCTGGCTCCTCACCAATCCGCGTATCCTGATCCTGGACGAGCCGACACGCGGCATCGATGTCGGCGCCAAGGCGGAGATTCACCGCCTAGTGACCGAGCTCGCCCGCAACGGCGTGGCGGTCGTCATGATCTCGTCGGAAATGCCGGAAGTGCTCGGCATGAGCGACCGGATCATGGTGATGCACGAGGGCCGTGTCACCGGCATCCTGGACAGGGCGGAAGCTACGCAAATCAAGGTCATGGAGCTTGCGGCGCGATAG
- a CDS encoding sugar ABC transporter substrate-binding protein, with translation MKKFFLGTAMAVLMSTAAHAETIGVSMALFDDNFLTVLRNGMQDYAKTLEGVELQVEDAQNDVAKQQSQIQNFIAAGVDAIIVNPVDTDATAAMSKIAADAGIPLVYVNREPVNVDTLPEKQAFVASNEQESGTLQTKEICKMLGGKGKAVVMMGELSNQAARMRTKDIHDVIATDECKGIEIVEEQTANWSRTQGSDLMTNWLSAGLEFDAVISNNDEMAIGAIQALKAAGRSMDSVVIGGIDATQDALAAMAAGDLDVTVFQNAAGQGKGSVDAALKLAKGEPVEKKVYIPFELVTKENLEQYQAKN, from the coding sequence ATGAAGAAATTTTTCCTGGGCACTGCGATGGCCGTCCTGATGTCGACGGCCGCGCATGCGGAGACCATCGGCGTGTCGATGGCCCTCTTCGACGACAACTTCCTGACGGTGCTGCGCAACGGCATGCAGGATTACGCCAAGACGCTCGAGGGTGTCGAGCTGCAGGTCGAAGACGCGCAGAACGACGTCGCCAAACAGCAGAGCCAGATCCAGAACTTCATCGCCGCCGGGGTCGACGCCATCATCGTCAACCCGGTCGACACCGACGCCACCGCCGCCATGTCGAAGATCGCTGCCGACGCCGGCATTCCGCTGGTCTATGTGAACCGCGAGCCGGTGAACGTCGACACGCTTCCGGAGAAGCAGGCATTCGTGGCATCGAACGAGCAGGAATCCGGCACGCTGCAGACCAAGGAAATCTGCAAGATGCTGGGCGGCAAGGGCAAGGCCGTCGTCATGATGGGCGAGCTCTCGAACCAGGCCGCCCGCATGCGCACCAAGGACATCCATGACGTGATCGCAACCGACGAATGCAAGGGCATCGAGATCGTCGAGGAGCAGACCGCGAACTGGTCACGCACCCAGGGATCGGATCTCATGACGAACTGGCTTTCCGCCGGCCTCGAATTCGACGCCGTCATCTCCAACAACGATGAAATGGCTATCGGCGCGATCCAGGCGCTCAAGGCGGCGGGCCGTTCGATGGACTCCGTCGTGATCGGCGGCATCGACGCAACGCAGGACGCGCTCGCAGCCATGGCCGCCGGGGACCTCGACGTGACCGTGTTCCAGAACGCTGCCGGTCAGGGCAAGGGCTCGGTCGACGCGGCGCTGAAGCTCGCCAAGGGCGAGCCCGTCGAGAAAAAGGTCTACATTCCTTTCGAGCTCGTCACGAAGGAGAACCTGGAGCAATATCAGGCGAAGAACTGA
- a CDS encoding TIM barrel protein: protein MTALPFALNHMAAPRLPVDAFFSLARSLGISLVEIRNDLAGNAILDGTSPQQVKALAEKHGLTIISINALQRFNEWNEQRAAEARELISYARDCGAKALVLVPVNDGSGKEDGVRPANLRQALGELKPMLDAAGVVGLVEPLGFEVCSLRSKAEAAEAIRAVSGERTFRLVHDTFHHHLAGEDQFFPDLTGLVHISGVIDENLAVSDMRDPHRVLVGAADRLDNQGQIRRLRDQGYAGPFSFEPFAPSVHELADPADALRESMDYLRSRS from the coding sequence ATGACCGCCCTCCCCTTCGCCCTCAACCATATGGCCGCGCCTCGCCTTCCGGTCGATGCGTTTTTCTCGCTTGCGAGATCGCTCGGCATCTCCCTGGTCGAAATCCGCAACGACCTCGCCGGCAACGCCATTCTCGACGGGACGAGCCCCCAGCAGGTGAAAGCCCTTGCGGAGAAGCACGGGCTGACGATCATCTCGATCAACGCCTTGCAGCGCTTCAACGAATGGAACGAGCAACGGGCAGCCGAAGCGCGCGAACTCATCTCTTATGCGCGCGATTGCGGCGCGAAGGCCCTCGTGCTGGTGCCCGTCAATGACGGCAGCGGCAAGGAGGACGGCGTGCGACCAGCCAATCTTCGACAGGCGCTCGGCGAGCTGAAGCCGATGCTCGACGCGGCGGGCGTAGTCGGCCTTGTGGAGCCGCTCGGCTTCGAGGTCTGCTCGCTGCGCTCGAAGGCGGAAGCCGCCGAAGCGATCCGGGCAGTCTCCGGCGAACGGACTTTCCGCCTGGTGCACGACACGTTCCACCATCACCTTGCCGGCGAAGACCAGTTTTTTCCGGATCTCACCGGTCTCGTGCATATTTCCGGCGTCATCGACGAAAACCTGGCCGTCTCAGACATGCGCGATCCGCATCGCGTTCTCGTCGGGGCCGCCGACAGGCTGGACAATCAGGGCCAGATTCGCCGGCTGCGGGATCAAGGCTATGCTGGCCCCTTCTCATTCGAGCCCTTTGCCCCTTCCGTGCACGAACTTGCCGACCCGGCAGACGCCCTGCGCGAGAGCATGGACTACCTCCGGTCGCGGAGCTGA
- a CDS encoding NAD(P)-dependent oxidoreductase, with amino-acid sequence MTKSNIGFIGLGLMGQGMAANILKKGWPLHVMAHRNRAPVETLVAAGAREAKTPREMAQQCDVIVLCVTGSPEVLSVIGGPEGIASAGRPVTIVDCSTSDPSVTTKLAADLAESGLTLVDAPLSRTPADAAAGTLDVMVGGSEADVQRVWPVLECFAGRIVHTGPTGSGHTMKLLNNFLSMGYAALYSEALMLGRKAGLTPEVFDSVIRGGRMDCPFYQTFFRWVLERDPNAHKFAIRNGFKDMSYLAGYAIAAGVANPVGAAVRNSFAQAVGAGRGEDYVPMLSDFIAEANGLE; translated from the coding sequence ATGACGAAATCGAACATAGGCTTCATCGGGCTCGGGCTGATGGGCCAGGGCATGGCGGCGAATATTCTGAAAAAGGGCTGGCCGCTCCACGTGATGGCGCATCGCAACCGGGCCCCTGTCGAGACGCTCGTCGCCGCGGGCGCCCGCGAAGCGAAGACGCCGCGCGAGATGGCGCAGCAATGCGACGTCATCGTCCTTTGCGTTACCGGCTCGCCGGAAGTCCTCTCGGTCATCGGCGGCCCGGAGGGAATCGCGAGCGCGGGCAGGCCGGTCACCATCGTCGATTGTTCCACATCCGATCCCTCCGTCACGACGAAGCTTGCGGCCGATCTCGCGGAAAGCGGCCTTACTCTTGTCGATGCGCCGCTCAGCCGTACGCCGGCCGATGCCGCCGCGGGCACGCTCGACGTCATGGTCGGCGGCTCGGAGGCAGACGTGCAGCGAGTCTGGCCGGTACTCGAATGCTTCGCCGGTCGCATCGTTCATACGGGGCCGACCGGCTCCGGTCACACGATGAAGCTGCTCAACAACTTTCTGTCCATGGGTTACGCGGCGCTCTATTCAGAAGCGCTGATGCTCGGGCGCAAGGCCGGGCTCACGCCCGAGGTATTCGACAGCGTCATTCGCGGCGGCCGGATGGATTGCCCTTTCTATCAGACCTTTTTCCGCTGGGTGCTGGAACGCGACCCGAACGCCCACAAATTCGCGATCCGCAACGGCTTCAAGGATATGAGCTATCTTGCCGGCTACGCCATTGCCGCCGGCGTCGCCAATCCGGTCGGGGCGGCCGTCCGGAACTCATTTGCACAGGCGGTCGGCGCGGGTCGCGGCGAGGACTACGTGCCGATGCTGTCGGATTTCATCGCCGAAGCGAACGGTCTCGAGTGA
- a CDS encoding DUF2254 domain-containing protein yields MTSRWTWLFSQLTRRIWFRSTLFSILAIITALVAIFLGPFIPRGLPNRIGADAVDNVLGIIASSMLTVSTFSLSTMVSAYSAATSSVTPRATKLLMEDSTTQNVLATFIGSFLFSLVGIIALSTGAYGDQGRLVLFVVTIGVIVLIIVTLLRWIDHLSRLGRVTETTEQVEAVTIEAMRSRRLRPYLGGNPLADAAHIPVSANPVFIDRIGYIQHLDVSRLSAIANDTKVRIFVRLIPGQLVDPNRPVASVDGTQDEHALAEIARCFSVRDTRSFDQDPRFGAAVLAEIASRALSPAINDPGTAIDVISRALRVLAVWTEETTLQDEVLYPNIYVPAIELDEVFDDLFTPIARDGAGIVEVGVRLQKAFGTLAKFNQARFRDAAMRHSKEALERAEAALGIASDLQRLRREADKVGKS; encoded by the coding sequence ATGACATCACGTTGGACTTGGTTATTTTCGCAGCTTACACGCCGAATCTGGTTCCGGTCCACGCTATTCTCCATACTGGCGATTATAACTGCGCTTGTTGCGATTTTCCTCGGCCCTTTCATTCCGCGAGGTCTTCCGAACCGAATAGGAGCGGACGCAGTCGACAACGTGCTGGGGATCATCGCTTCCAGCATGCTGACGGTCTCGACGTTTTCGCTAAGCACGATGGTATCGGCCTACTCGGCGGCGACAAGCAGCGTCACGCCACGGGCAACGAAGCTTCTCATGGAAGACAGCACGACGCAGAACGTGCTCGCGACCTTCATTGGGTCGTTTCTGTTCAGCCTCGTCGGCATCATCGCTCTCAGCACCGGCGCCTACGGCGACCAGGGCCGCCTTGTCCTGTTCGTGGTGACGATCGGCGTCATCGTCCTGATCATTGTGACGCTGCTGCGCTGGATCGATCATCTCTCGCGGCTCGGACGCGTTACCGAGACGACGGAACAGGTCGAGGCGGTCACGATCGAGGCCATGCGATCGCGGCGCTTGCGACCTTACCTCGGCGGAAACCCGTTGGCCGACGCCGCACACATCCCCGTATCCGCCAATCCGGTCTTTATCGACAGGATTGGCTACATCCAGCATCTCGACGTAAGCAGGCTTTCCGCGATCGCGAACGATACGAAGGTCCGCATCTTCGTCCGATTGATACCTGGCCAGCTTGTCGATCCAAACCGGCCCGTCGCTTCCGTCGATGGCACACAGGACGAGCATGCCCTTGCCGAGATTGCCAGATGCTTCTCGGTGAGAGATACGCGTTCGTTCGATCAGGATCCGAGGTTCGGGGCGGCGGTGCTGGCCGAAATAGCGTCGCGCGCCCTGTCGCCGGCCATCAACGATCCCGGGACCGCGATCGACGTCATCAGCCGAGCGCTGCGCGTGCTTGCCGTCTGGACCGAGGAGACGACGTTGCAGGACGAGGTGCTGTATCCAAACATCTATGTGCCGGCAATCGAGCTCGACGAAGTTTTCGACGATCTTTTCACGCCGATCGCTCGGGATGGCGCTGGCATCGTCGAAGTCGGAGTCCGGCTCCAGAAGGCGTTCGGCACACTCGCGAAGTTCAACCAGGCCCGGTTTCGCGATGCAGCCATGCGGCATTCGAAGGAAGCCCTGGAGCGAGCGGAAGCGGCACTCGGCATAGCGAGCGACCTGCAGAGGCTGAGGCGGGAGGCGGACAAGGTCGGGAAAAGCTGA
- a CDS encoding DNA-3-methyladenine glycosylase, producing the protein MYRLTSDVDFFARSAVEVAAELIGADFTVSGVGGTIVETEAYLPDDAASHSFSGTTVRNRAMFGPPAHAYIYLSYGLHWCLNFVCLPGSAVLIRAIEPKWGVGTMRARRGVREERLLCSGPGRVGQALAINRELDGLPLGKDPFRLTLTSTRPPVATGIRVGITKAVEQPWRFGLAGSPFVSRKF; encoded by the coding sequence GTGTATCGTTTGACCTCAGATGTCGATTTTTTCGCGCGCAGCGCCGTTGAGGTGGCGGCGGAACTGATTGGTGCGGATTTCACGGTCTCCGGCGTCGGCGGCACTATCGTCGAAACGGAGGCTTATCTCCCCGACGATGCGGCGTCGCATAGTTTCTCCGGCACCACGGTGCGCAATCGGGCGATGTTTGGTCCACCGGCGCATGCCTATATCTATCTTTCCTACGGCCTGCACTGGTGCCTTAATTTCGTCTGCCTGCCCGGCAGCGCCGTGCTGATCCGCGCAATCGAACCGAAATGGGGCGTCGGGACGATGCGGGCGAGAAGGGGCGTCCGCGAAGAAAGGCTGTTGTGTTCCGGACCGGGGCGCGTCGGCCAGGCGCTGGCGATCAACCGGGAACTGGACGGATTGCCGCTCGGAAAGGATCCATTCCGCCTCACCCTGACCTCTACGAGACCGCCGGTCGCCACCGGAATCCGCGTCGGCATTACCAAGGCCGTAGAACAGCCCTGGCGGTTCGGGCTGGCCGGCTCGCCCTTCGTGAGCCGCAAGTTCTGA